The Streptomyces sp. NL15-2K genome contains a region encoding:
- a CDS encoding histidine kinase, with product MRDMVRRGTRCAVGLIAGAATAAVELPFTVLAGLALAPVAAWPSGRRAVLPLFLAGARRLAELERARLRIWLGVHVTPPYRDVQALRYVACRWALGLLGAVVMLSVAVGVAYGTLWTYAWLLPGDVRYPWAITLTNLGGLFLLFLAVQGIYAVAELEGRLARRLLGPRHQEELERRIEELSASRAAVVDAVHDERRRIERDLHDGVQQRLVALGMLIGRARRSQDPDRLDRLLRQAHEESGRALDELREVAWRIYPTTLDEAGLRAALETVAERTSVPVRVEYDITTEPERAVATVAYFVVCEAVTNAVKHAAPNRITVAVGAEDGFVYVCVEDDGHGGANAGGSGLFGLARRVAALDGRLDVISPPGGPTVVTAELPCA from the coding sequence ATGCGAGACATGGTGCGACGGGGGACGCGGTGCGCTGTGGGGCTCATCGCGGGAGCCGCCACGGCGGCCGTCGAGCTGCCCTTCACTGTCCTGGCCGGCCTGGCCCTGGCGCCCGTCGCGGCCTGGCCGTCCGGCCGTCGCGCCGTGCTGCCTCTCTTTCTCGCGGGCGCGCGAAGACTGGCGGAGCTGGAGCGCGCCCGGCTGAGAATCTGGCTGGGGGTCCACGTCACGCCCCCGTACCGGGACGTGCAGGCGCTGAGGTACGTGGCCTGTCGCTGGGCGCTGGGCCTGCTGGGCGCGGTCGTGATGCTGTCGGTGGCGGTCGGCGTCGCGTACGGCACGCTGTGGACGTACGCATGGCTGCTGCCGGGTGACGTCCGGTACCCCTGGGCCATCACCCTCACCAACCTCGGCGGGCTCTTCCTGCTGTTCCTCGCCGTGCAGGGGATATACGCGGTCGCCGAACTGGAGGGGCGGTTGGCGCGCCGTCTCCTCGGCCCCCGCCACCAGGAGGAGCTGGAGCGGAGGATCGAGGAGCTGTCCGCGAGCCGCGCGGCGGTGGTCGACGCCGTGCACGACGAGCGGCGCCGCATCGAGCGGGACCTGCACGACGGCGTGCAGCAGCGTCTCGTAGCCCTCGGCATGCTGATCGGCCGCGCCCGGCGCAGTCAGGACCCCGACCGACTGGACCGGCTGCTGAGACAGGCGCACGAGGAGAGCGGCCGGGCCCTGGACGAACTGCGCGAGGTGGCCTGGCGGATCTATCCGACGACGCTGGACGAGGCGGGGCTGCGGGCGGCGCTGGAGACGGTCGCCGAGCGGACGTCGGTGCCGGTGCGGGTGGAGTACGACATCACCACGGAGCCGGAGCGGGCCGTCGCCACGGTCGCCTACTTCGTCGTCTGCGAGGCCGTCACGAACGCGGTCAAGCACGCGGCGCCGAACCGGATAACCGTGGCCGTGGGAGCGGAGGACGGGTTCGTGTACGTGTGTGTCGAGGACGACGGCCACGGCGGGGCGAACGCCGGAGGCAGCGGGCTGTTCGGGCTCGCCCGGCGCGTCGCCGCCCTCGACGGCCGCCTCGATGTCATCAGCCCGCCGGGCGGGCCCACCGTAGTGACCGCGGAGCTGCCATGCGCGTGA
- a CDS encoding alpha/beta hydrolase has protein sequence MPHPAQLTDVTHHLLPGPAGRIHAVEQGSGPLVLLLHGFPESWYSWRHQLPVLAAAGHRAVAVDVRGYGRSSKPDAVDAYRMLDLVADNVAVVEALGETSAVVVGHDWGATVAAHSALLRPDVFRAVGLLSVPYTPPGGPRPTEVFAQLGGGQEEFYVSYFQEPGRAEREIEPDVRGWLAGFYAALSADTLPAPGAPDPHFVSPGATLRDRFPTGRRPSWLGEDDLDVYAGEFERTGLTGALNRYRAMDRDWKDLAGFAGAPVTQPSLFLGGALDASTTWLSDAIAAFPTTLPALHASHILEGCGHWIQQERPEEVNRHLLDWLASLPTRP, from the coding sequence ATGCCGCACCCCGCCCAGCTCACCGATGTCACCCACCACCTGCTCCCCGGCCCGGCTGGCCGTATCCACGCCGTGGAGCAGGGAAGCGGGCCGCTGGTCCTGCTGCTGCACGGATTCCCGGAGTCCTGGTACTCCTGGCGTCACCAGCTCCCCGTCCTGGCCGCCGCCGGCCACCGCGCGGTCGCCGTCGACGTGCGCGGCTACGGGCGCTCCTCGAAGCCGGACGCGGTGGACGCGTACCGGATGCTCGACCTGGTGGCGGACAACGTCGCCGTGGTCGAGGCCCTGGGCGAGACTTCCGCGGTGGTCGTCGGACACGACTGGGGCGCGACCGTCGCCGCGCACTCCGCGCTGCTCCGGCCCGACGTCTTCCGCGCGGTCGGCCTGCTGAGCGTCCCCTACACCCCACCCGGCGGCCCTCGGCCCACCGAGGTCTTCGCCCAACTGGGCGGCGGTCAGGAGGAGTTCTACGTCTCCTACTTCCAGGAGCCCGGCCGGGCCGAGCGCGAGATCGAACCCGACGTACGCGGCTGGCTCGCCGGTTTCTACGCCGCCCTGTCCGCCGACACCCTGCCCGCGCCCGGCGCCCCCGACCCCCACTTCGTGAGCCCCGGCGCCACCCTGCGCGACCGCTTCCCGACCGGCCGCCGCCCCTCCTGGCTCGGCGAGGACGATCTCGACGTCTACGCCGGGGAGTTCGAGCGCACGGGCCTCACCGGCGCCCTGAACCGCTATCGCGCCATGGACCGCGACTGGAAGGACCTCGCCGGTTTCGCCGGAGCCCCCGTCACCCAGCCGTCCCTGTTCCTGGGCGGAGCCCTGGACGCCTCGACGACCTGGCTGTCGGACGCGATCGCCGCCTTTCCCACGACCCTGCCCGCACTGCACGCCTCGCACATCCTCGAAGGCTGCGGCCACTGGATCCAGCAGGAACGCCCCGAGGAGGTCAACCGCCACCTGCTCGACTGGCTGGCCTCCCTGCCGACCCGGCCTTGA
- a CDS encoding HAD family hydrolase, with the protein MPVLVASDLDRTLIYSAAALALTMPDARAPRLLCVEVHESKPLSYLTETAAGLLTDLGDAAVFVPTTTRTRKQYQRINLPGPAPKYAICANGGHLLVDGVSDPAWHAGVTARLADECAPLDEVREHLMTSADPLWVRKHRIAEDLFAYLVVERELLPEDWVKELAVWAENRGWTVSLQGRKIYAVPKPLTKSAAVHEVARRTGADLTLAAGDSLLDADLLLAADQGWRPGHGELADADWAAPAISALPERGVLAGERILREFLRVVRQGAA; encoded by the coding sequence ATGCCGGTGCTGGTGGCGAGCGACCTCGACCGTACGCTCATCTACTCCGCCGCGGCCCTCGCGCTGACCATGCCGGACGCGCGGGCGCCCCGGCTGCTGTGCGTCGAGGTGCACGAGAGCAAGCCCCTTTCGTACCTCACGGAGACGGCGGCCGGACTGCTCACGGACCTCGGCGACGCGGCGGTCTTCGTGCCGACGACGACCCGGACCCGCAAGCAGTACCAGCGCATCAACCTCCCCGGCCCCGCGCCCAAGTACGCGATCTGCGCCAACGGCGGTCACCTCTTGGTGGATGGAGTGTCCGACCCCGCGTGGCACGCAGGGGTGACGGCCCGGCTGGCCGACGAGTGCGCACCGCTGGACGAGGTGCGCGAGCACCTGATGACGTCGGCAGACCCGCTCTGGGTGCGCAAGCACCGGATCGCCGAGGACCTCTTCGCCTACCTGGTCGTCGAACGCGAACTGCTCCCCGAGGACTGGGTGAAGGAACTCGCGGTCTGGGCGGAGAACCGGGGCTGGACGGTCTCCCTCCAGGGCCGCAAGATCTACGCCGTCCCCAAGCCGCTCACCAAGAGCGCTGCCGTGCACGAGGTCGCCCGCCGCACCGGCGCCGACCTCACCCTGGCCGCCGGCGACTCCCTCCTCGACGCCGACCTGCTCCTCGCCGCGGACCAGGGCTGGCGCCCGGGCCACGGAGAACTGGCCGACGCCGACTGGGCCGCTCCGGCGATCAGCGCGCTGCCGGAGCGAGGGGTGCTGGCGGGGGAGCGGATCCTGCGGGAGTTCTTGAGGGTGGTGCGGCAGGGGGCGGCCTGA
- a CDS encoding zinc ribbon domain-containing protein yields the protein MPRYEYRCRTCGDTFELSRPMAQSSAPAACPSGHDDTVKLLSTVAVGGSASASAPAPAPRAGGGGGGCCGGGCCG from the coding sequence ATGCCTCGCTACGAGTACCGCTGCCGGACCTGCGGCGACACCTTCGAACTGAGCCGTCCGATGGCGCAGTCCTCCGCTCCCGCCGCCTGCCCCTCGGGCCACGACGACACGGTGAAGCTCCTGTCGACGGTGGCCGTCGGCGGCTCGGCCTCCGCGTCCGCCCCGGCACCGGCGCCCCGGGCGGGTGGCGGCGGGGGCGGCTGCTGTGGCGGGGGTTGCTGCGGCTGA
- a CDS encoding DedA family protein, giving the protein MTAIAARTAAAGDAAPQWINSLMDTLGAPGAGIAIALENLFPPLPSEVILPLAGFAASTGQMSLLAALLWTTAGSVIGALALYGVGALLGRDRTVAIAGRLPLVKVSDIEKTEAWFLRHGTKAVFFGRMIPIFRSLISVPAGVERMRLSVFLGLTTLGSAIWNTAFVLAGYALGDNWPEVTHIVSTYSKVVLVVAALAVLAFVLIRVLRRPGAGRRRKERDMSPHA; this is encoded by the coding sequence ATGACAGCCATCGCAGCGCGGACGGCCGCGGCAGGGGATGCGGCACCGCAGTGGATCAACTCCCTCATGGACACGCTGGGCGCGCCCGGCGCCGGTATCGCCATCGCCCTCGAGAACCTCTTCCCTCCCCTGCCCAGCGAGGTGATCCTCCCGCTCGCGGGATTCGCCGCGAGCACGGGGCAGATGAGCCTGCTCGCCGCCCTGCTGTGGACGACCGCCGGTTCGGTGATCGGCGCACTCGCGCTGTACGGGGTCGGTGCGCTGCTCGGCCGTGACCGTACGGTGGCGATAGCGGGCCGGCTGCCGCTGGTGAAGGTCTCGGACATAGAGAAGACGGAGGCGTGGTTCCTGCGGCACGGGACCAAGGCGGTGTTCTTCGGCCGGATGATCCCCATCTTCCGCAGCCTGATATCGGTGCCGGCGGGCGTGGAGCGCATGCGCCTGAGCGTGTTCCTCGGCCTGACGACGCTGGGCAGCGCGATCTGGAACACCGCGTTCGTGCTCGCGGGGTACGCGCTGGGCGACAACTGGCCCGAGGTCACGCACATCGTCTCCACCTACTCGAAGGTGGTCCTCGTCGTGGCCGCCCTGGCGGTCCTGGCATTCGTCCTGATACGGGTGCTGCGGCGGCCGGGGGCGGGCCGCCGCAGGAAGGAACGGGACATGAGCCCGCACGCTTAG
- a CDS encoding multidrug effflux MFS transporter yields the protein MASHGLLLAVLAGLGAASPLATDMYVPGLPDMASSLGTTSAGTQLSLTAFLLGVIAGQLVLGPMSDMVGRRPVLLVGTSAFALFGLGCALAPTIEAMTVLRFGQGFAGAAGIVVGRAVVVDLFHGPELSRVYAALSGIGALGPVLAPVLGGGLLAVAPWRFVFVALALAGAVLAVGIARGVPESLTAERRTGGGVGGALRATGRMAARPGVLVPVLTMGCTGAATFAYIAGATFVLHDLLHLSPTMSSVVYGVNALGNLGGSLLYGRLARRRRPETLMVVGAATGLAGQLVLLTLASTVGSGLWTTWACLLVSVSSFGFLFPSLTTVGQSRGRDAPGATSALLGAAQFAFGAAASPLVGLSGTGSAAPMALVMGAFLALATVGAAVCRRQSRTERT from the coding sequence GTGGCGTCCCACGGGCTGCTCCTGGCGGTTCTGGCCGGTCTGGGGGCGGCCAGTCCGTTGGCCACGGACATGTATGTGCCCGGACTGCCGGACATGGCAAGTTCGTTGGGGACCACGAGTGCTGGGACGCAACTGTCCCTCACCGCGTTTCTGCTGGGCGTCATCGCCGGGCAGCTCGTCCTGGGGCCCATGAGCGACATGGTCGGCCGGCGGCCCGTTCTCCTGGTGGGCACGTCCGCGTTCGCCCTGTTCGGTCTGGGATGTGCTCTCGCGCCGACGATCGAGGCGATGACGGTCCTGCGCTTCGGGCAGGGCTTCGCCGGGGCGGCGGGCATCGTGGTCGGACGGGCCGTGGTCGTCGACCTCTTCCATGGGCCCGAACTGTCCCGGGTGTACGCGGCCCTGTCGGGTATCGGGGCTCTGGGCCCGGTGCTGGCGCCGGTGTTGGGCGGGGGCCTGCTGGCCGTGGCGCCGTGGAGGTTCGTGTTCGTAGCGCTGGCGCTCGCCGGAGCCGTCCTGGCCGTGGGAATCGCGCGGGGTGTGCCGGAGTCGCTCACGGCCGAGCGGCGCACAGGAGGCGGCGTCGGCGGGGCGCTGCGGGCCACCGGGAGGATGGCGGCGCGGCCCGGCGTGCTCGTGCCGGTGCTGACGATGGGCTGCACCGGCGCCGCGACCTTCGCCTACATCGCCGGGGCGACGTTCGTCCTGCACGACCTGCTGCACCTGTCGCCCACGATGAGCAGCGTCGTGTACGGGGTGAACGCGCTCGGTAATCTGGGCGGTTCGCTGCTCTACGGGCGACTGGCCCGTCGGCGCCGCCCGGAGACGCTGATGGTCGTCGGCGCGGCGACGGGCCTGGCAGGCCAGCTGGTCCTACTGACCCTCGCCTCGACGGTGGGCAGCGGTCTGTGGACCACGTGGGCGTGCCTGCTGGTGTCGGTCTCGTCTTTCGGGTTCCTCTTTCCGTCCCTGACCACGGTGGGGCAGAGCCGCGGGCGGGATGCCCCGGGAGCCACGTCCGCGTTGCTGGGCGCGGCACAGTTCGCTTTCGGCGCCGCCGCCTCCCCGCTCGTCGGCCTGTCCGGCACCGGCAGCGCCGCTCCCATGGCGCTGGTGATGGGCGCTTTCCTGGCGCTGGCGACCGTGGGAGCGGCCGTCTGCCGACGGCAGAGCAGGACCGAACGGACTTAG
- a CDS encoding alpha/beta hydrolase, with translation MSTPDTIVLIHGFWVTPRSWEHWIPHYEKRGYRVLAPAYPGFEVEVESLNADPTPVEQVTVAQIVESLETLVRGLDKPPILIGHSAGGVFLQLLLDHGLGAAGVAINSAPTEGVAVVPLTQIKSAFPVLKNPANRHRAVGLNAEQWHYAFTNTLSEEESRVLYERYAVPASGGIFWDSALATLRPGRQSTYVDYHNDDRAPLLFVSGENDHLMPPKVQQSNARHYKSDTVTEHKVFPGRPHLLPAAPGWEEVADYALDWAVSHAR, from the coding sequence ATGAGCACTCCGGACACCATCGTCCTGATCCACGGCTTCTGGGTCACACCCCGGAGCTGGGAGCACTGGATCCCCCACTACGAAAAGCGCGGCTACCGCGTTCTCGCGCCCGCTTACCCGGGCTTCGAGGTGGAGGTCGAGTCGCTCAACGCCGACCCGACGCCCGTCGAGCAGGTCACCGTCGCGCAGATCGTCGAGAGCCTGGAGACCCTGGTCCGCGGCCTGGACAAGCCGCCGATCCTGATCGGCCACTCCGCCGGCGGCGTCTTCCTGCAGCTCCTGCTCGACCACGGTCTGGGCGCGGCCGGGGTGGCGATCAACTCCGCGCCCACCGAAGGGGTCGCCGTGGTGCCGCTGACCCAGATCAAGTCGGCCTTCCCGGTGTTGAAGAACCCGGCCAACCGGCACCGGGCGGTCGGCCTGAACGCCGAGCAGTGGCACTACGCCTTCACCAACACGCTCTCCGAGGAGGAGTCCCGGGTGCTGTACGAGCGCTATGCCGTCCCGGCCTCCGGCGGCATCTTCTGGGACAGCGCCCTGGCCACCCTGCGCCCCGGCCGCCAGAGCACGTACGTCGACTACCACAATGACGACCGCGCACCGCTGCTGTTCGTCTCCGGCGAGAATGACCATCTGATGCCACCGAAGGTGCAGCAGTCCAACGCCCGGCACTACAAATCGGACACGGTCACCGAGCACAAGGTGTTCCCGGGGCGTCCGCACCTGCTGCCCGCAGCACCCGGCTGGGAGGAGGTCGCGGACTACGCCCTCGACTGGGCCGTCTCGCACGCCCGGTAG
- a CDS encoding MBL fold metallo-hydrolase, which yields MTTAPLEITYIGGPTALLTLPDLRLLTDPTFDAPGDYPIGSRKLTKTTGPTLPRPGPDPSPSPTHDLGPVDAVLLSHDHHPDNLDTSGRTYVTQAPLTLSTASAHDRMGAPVRPLPTWTHIDLPRPTGGALRVTAVPALHGPKGSEPLVGEVTGFVLSGENLPKIYVSGDNASLDLVREIADREGPFDVALLFAGAARTPLVPDAPLTLTSAQAAEAATILGARHVVPLHFEHWAHFTEDGTTLTRAFADAGLSERLHLLAPGASVTL from the coding sequence ATGACCACCGCACCCCTGGAGATCACGTACATAGGCGGCCCCACCGCCCTCCTCACCCTCCCCGACCTCCGCCTCCTCACCGACCCCACCTTCGACGCCCCCGGCGACTACCCCATCGGCTCCCGCAAGCTGACAAAGACCACCGGCCCAACACTCCCCCGCCCCGGCCCTGACCCCAGCCCCAGCCCCACCCACGACCTCGGCCCGGTCGACGCCGTCCTCCTCTCCCACGACCACCACCCGGACAACCTCGACACCAGCGGCCGTACCTACGTCACCCAGGCCCCCCTCACCCTCTCCACCGCCTCCGCCCACGACCGCATGGGCGCCCCCGTCCGCCCCCTCCCCACCTGGACCCACATCGACCTCCCCCGCCCCACCGGCGGAGCCCTCCGCGTCACCGCCGTCCCCGCCCTGCACGGCCCCAAGGGCTCCGAACCCCTCGTCGGCGAGGTCACCGGCTTCGTCCTGTCCGGCGAGAACCTGCCCAAGATCTACGTCAGCGGCGACAACGCCTCCCTGGACCTGGTCCGCGAAATCGCCGACCGCGAGGGCCCGTTCGACGTGGCGCTCCTCTTCGCGGGAGCGGCCCGCACCCCTCTCGTCCCGGACGCCCCGCTCACCCTCACCAGCGCGCAGGCGGCCGAGGCCGCGACGATCCTGGGCGCCCGGCACGTCGTACCGCTGCACTTCGAGCACTGGGCCCACTTCACCGAGGACGGCACCACCCTGACGAGGGCCTTCGCCGACGCGGGCCTCTCCGAGCGCCTGCACCTGCTCGCTCCCGGGGCTTCCGTGACCCTGTGA
- a CDS encoding VTT domain-containing protein, which produces MESVGLLTGSPWIYAAVALSVLLDVFVPVLPSGVLVITAATAAAAGSGAATGGVPHEVPDILALILCATTASVLGDLVAYRLAWRGGDRLDRAIARSRRLTTAQERLGTALARGGGALVVLARFAPAGRSVVSLGAGAAHRRARDFLPWSALAGLSWAAYSVALGYFGAQWLGTTWLATGVSVLALFGAGAGAAYVMRRQPA; this is translated from the coding sequence ATGGAGAGTGTGGGGCTGCTGACCGGCAGCCCCTGGATCTACGCGGCGGTGGCCCTCTCGGTCCTCCTCGACGTTTTCGTGCCGGTCCTGCCCAGCGGCGTCCTGGTCATCACGGCCGCGACGGCCGCCGCCGCGGGTTCCGGCGCGGCGACGGGCGGTGTCCCGCACGAGGTGCCCGACATCCTGGCCCTCATCCTCTGCGCCACCACCGCGTCCGTGCTGGGCGACCTGGTGGCGTACCGCCTGGCCTGGCGCGGCGGGGACCGCCTGGACCGCGCGATCGCCCGTTCCCGCCGGCTGACCACCGCGCAGGAACGTCTCGGCACAGCCCTCGCCCGCGGCGGCGGCGCGCTGGTCGTCCTCGCCCGCTTCGCCCCGGCCGGCCGCTCGGTCGTCTCCCTCGGCGCCGGCGCCGCCCACCGCCGAGCCCGCGACTTCCTCCCCTGGTCCGCCCTGGCAGGCCTCTCCTGGGCCGCCTACAGCGTCGCCCTCGGCTACTTCGGCGCCCAATGGCTGGGCACGACGTGGCTGGCGACGGGGGTGTCGGTACTGGCGCTGTTCGGAGCGGGGGCAGGGGCGGCGTATGTAATGCGCCGCCAGCCCGCCTAA
- a CDS encoding DUF2277 domain-containing protein — translation MCRSIKTLRPPVLPEEATEEEIRAAALQYVRKVSGFRAPAAHNQEVFDRAVDVIAEATAELLAGLEVRGVAARKAG, via the coding sequence ATGTGCCGCAGTATCAAGACGCTTCGTCCGCCTGTGTTGCCCGAAGAGGCGACGGAGGAAGAGATTCGGGCCGCTGCCCTGCAGTACGTGCGGAAGGTGTCCGGGTTTCGGGCGCCGGCCGCGCACAACCAGGAGGTGTTCGATCGGGCCGTGGATGTGATCGCGGAGGCTACGGCTGAGTTGTTGGCCGGGCTGGAGGTGCGGGGGGTGGCTGCGCGTAAGGCTGGGTAG
- a CDS encoding MarR family transcriptional regulator: protein MGVSDEDLYTAEQLRWGISRLASRLRAEQPGSAQPLTRLSASLLSHLKHSGPLAVSELAAIEGVQAQSLTRVLQDLEHQGRVTRSRSSADKRRQDIALTAAGEQALRDHVRDGNAWLAAALAQHLSPAERGLLRLAGQLMQQLAGVDAESADRERADGGAAVQRGTAGPL from the coding sequence ATGGGTGTGAGTGACGAGGATCTGTACACCGCCGAGCAACTCCGGTGGGGCATTTCGCGACTGGCCTCCCGGCTGCGGGCGGAGCAGCCGGGAAGCGCTCAGCCGCTGACCCGTCTGTCCGCCTCGCTGCTGTCGCATCTCAAGCACAGCGGTCCTTTGGCGGTCAGTGAGCTGGCCGCGATCGAGGGGGTGCAGGCTCAGTCGCTGACCCGGGTGTTGCAGGACCTGGAGCATCAGGGCAGGGTGACGCGGAGCCGGAGCAGCGCCGACAAGCGCCGCCAGGACATCGCGCTGACCGCTGCGGGCGAGCAGGCGTTGCGTGACCATGTGCGGGACGGCAATGCCTGGTTGGCGGCGGCGCTGGCACAGCACCTGTCGCCTGCCGAGCGTGGGTTGCTGCGGCTGGCCGGTCAGCTCATGCAGCAACTGGCCGGCGTGGACGCCGAGTCGGCGGACCGGGAACGGGCCGACGGCGGGGCGGCGGTGCAGCGCGGAACGGCGGGGCCCTTGTGA
- a CDS encoding DUF4097 family beta strand repeat-containing protein, translating into MARTVPVRAVAAAGVVAVLVAGATACGASAGASAGDDTDPEQRSFALQGRTLTVDSDDSALEIVAADAHKAGAVQVTRWFQGSVAVGKDPKVTWSMKDDRLVLRMTCSGVVADCAAKHRIEVPRGVAVKVEDGDGSVRARGFESPLSIRTGDGSVRVTDTTGPLELRTGDGSVRADVSSRRVRTHTGDGSVHLELGAVPDLVESRTGDGSVTIELPRATYRVTTKTGDGAQDVSVPRDDSSSHVVSARTGDGKVTVRTAN; encoded by the coding sequence ATGGCCCGTACCGTTCCCGTCCGCGCCGTCGCCGCCGCGGGTGTCGTCGCGGTCCTCGTCGCGGGTGCCACCGCCTGCGGTGCCTCTGCTGGGGCCTCCGCCGGGGACGACACAGACCCCGAGCAGCGGTCCTTCGCCCTCCAGGGCCGCACGCTGACCGTCGACTCCGACGACTCCGCGCTGGAGATCGTCGCCGCGGACGCGCACAAGGCGGGCGCGGTCCAGGTCACCCGGTGGTTCCAGGGGTCGGTCGCCGTCGGCAAGGACCCGAAGGTGACCTGGTCCATGAAGGACGACCGGCTCGTCCTGCGGATGACGTGCTCCGGCGTGGTCGCCGACTGCGCGGCCAAGCACCGGATCGAGGTGCCGCGCGGAGTCGCCGTGAAGGTCGAGGACGGCGACGGCAGCGTGCGCGCGCGGGGCTTCGAGTCGCCGCTGAGCATCCGTACGGGCGACGGCTCCGTCCGCGTCACCGACACCACCGGCCCGCTGGAGCTGCGTACCGGCGACGGGTCCGTGCGCGCCGACGTCTCCTCGCGCCGGGTCCGCACCCACACCGGGGACGGGTCGGTGCACCTCGAACTCGGCGCCGTACCGGACCTGGTGGAGTCCCGCACCGGCGACGGCTCGGTGACCATCGAGCTGCCCCGGGCCACCTACCGCGTGACGACCAAGACAGGCGACGGCGCGCAGGACGTGTCCGTGCCCCGGGACGACTCCAGCTCCCACGTGGTGTCCGCCCGGACCGGCGACGGCAAAGTCACGGTCCGAACAGCGAACTGA
- a CDS encoding 2-dehydropantoate 2-reductase: MAYDAHDELTVAVLGPGGTGGLLAALLSRAGHRVICLAGEKTAQTLRTDGIRVHSGQFGDFTARVEADTTLREPVDACLVAVKHTSLDAALDRLPPEPLGDGLVVPLLNGVEHPATLRACYRPDRVAPAVIRVESTRVAPGVIEHGSPFTEVDLTGDEVPKERLDALAQALTAAGPTTRVLADESAALWAKMSFLAPFALLTTRHGLPLGEVRTHHREELTALVEETAAVSAACGGPADPAQALARYDAFPPQMKSSMQRDAEAGRPLELDAIGGALLRAAERHGVDVPVTERVVRELRGAGH, translated from the coding sequence ATGGCGTACGACGCGCACGACGAACTCACCGTGGCCGTCCTCGGCCCCGGCGGCACCGGCGGCCTGCTCGCCGCACTGCTGTCCCGGGCCGGGCACCGGGTGATCTGCCTGGCCGGCGAGAAGACGGCCCAGACCCTGCGCACGGACGGAATCCGGGTCCACAGCGGGCAGTTCGGCGACTTCACGGCCCGTGTCGAGGCGGACACCACGCTGCGCGAGCCGGTGGACGCCTGCCTGGTCGCGGTCAAGCACACCTCCCTCGACGCCGCGCTCGACCGACTCCCGCCCGAGCCCCTCGGCGACGGCCTGGTCGTACCGCTCCTCAACGGCGTCGAACACCCGGCGACCCTGCGCGCCTGCTACCGCCCGGACCGCGTCGCCCCCGCCGTCATCCGCGTCGAGTCGACGCGTGTCGCACCGGGGGTGATCGAGCACGGCAGCCCCTTCACCGAGGTCGACCTGACCGGTGACGAGGTACCCAAGGAGCGCCTCGACGCCCTGGCGCAGGCGCTCACGGCCGCCGGTCCGACCACCCGCGTGCTGGCCGACGAGTCGGCGGCGCTGTGGGCGAAGATGTCGTTCCTGGCACCGTTCGCGCTGCTCACGACCCGTCACGGTCTCCCGCTGGGCGAGGTACGCACGCACCACCGCGAGGAGTTGACGGCCCTGGTGGAGGAGACGGCGGCGGTGAGCGCCGCGTGCGGCGGCCCGGCGGACCCGGCCCAGGCCCTGGCCCGCTACGACGCCTTCCCCCCGCAGATGAAGTCGTCGATGCAGCGCGACGCGGAAGCCGGCCGCCCGCTCGAACTCGACGCGATCGGCGGCGCGTTGCTGCGCGCGGCGGAGCGGCACGGGGTGGATGTGCCCGTAACGGAGCGTGTCGTAAGGGAGTTGAGGGGCGCCGGTCACTGA
- a CDS encoding response regulator transcription factor yields the protein MRVILAEDSTLLREGLVRLLAEEGHEVIAAVGNAELLLKAVAEDRPDVVVADVRMPPTHSDEGLRAALEIRERWPGVGVLVLSQYVEKRYTTELLTGDSEGVGYLLKDRVVQVDEFLDALERVARGRAAFDPEVVRQLLGRTTHTDLLGRLTARERDVLAEMAQGHTNAAIARRLHISQSGVEKHINAIFDKLELAGGEGYSRRVLAVLRYLGS from the coding sequence ATGCGCGTGATCCTGGCCGAGGACTCGACCCTGCTGCGAGAGGGCCTCGTACGTCTGCTCGCCGAGGAGGGACACGAGGTGATCGCCGCCGTCGGCAACGCCGAGCTGCTGCTGAAGGCCGTAGCCGAGGACCGGCCGGACGTGGTGGTGGCCGATGTGCGGATGCCGCCCACGCACAGCGACGAGGGACTGCGGGCGGCCCTGGAGATCCGCGAGCGCTGGCCGGGGGTGGGCGTGCTGGTGCTGTCGCAGTACGTCGAGAAGCGGTACACGACGGAGTTGCTGACCGGCGACTCGGAAGGGGTGGGCTATCTGCTCAAGGACCGGGTGGTCCAGGTCGACGAGTTCCTGGACGCGTTGGAGCGGGTCGCCCGCGGGCGCGCCGCCTTCGACCCCGAGGTCGTACGGCAGCTGCTCGGCCGCACCACCCACACCGACCTGCTCGGCCGGCTCACCGCGCGGGAGCGGGACGTGCTGGCCGAGATGGCTCAAGGGCACACGAACGCGGCGATCGCGCGGCGGCTGCACATCTCGCAGAGCGGGGTCGAGAAACACATCAACGCGATCTTCGACAAGCTGGAGCTGGCAGGGGGTGAGGGCTATTCGCGCAGGGTGCTGGCCGTGCTGCGCTATCTGGGCAGTTGA